In the Bacillus sp. FJAT-42376 genome, CTGATCCAGTCTGAAAAGCTGAAAGTTGCCGGTGAAATGGCAGCGGGCGTCGCCCATGAAATTAGAAATCCTTTGACCGTGCTCCAGGGGTTTCTCCAAATCCTTCATGAAAAAGCACATGCCGAATATCCATATACGAAAATTATGCTGTCAGAATTAAAAAGACTGAATGAAATCGTGAGCGAATTTTTGATTCTTTCAAAGCCTCAATCTGCAGCGAAAAAATTATTTAACCTGAGAGACATTCTCCAGGAAACGATCAATTTCTTCGGCACTGAAATGGCGCTTAAAAATATTGGGATTGAAGCGGGCGATTTTCAGTCGTATACGATATACGGGGACGGCAATCAGGTTAAACAAGTGCTGATTAATCTCCTGAAAAATTCCAGCGATGCCATGCCGGATGGCGGAATCATCAGGATTTCCTTAAGCCAGTCACGCGATCGAAAGGCCGTGCTTATCATTAGTGACAGCGGGACAGGAATTCCGGCGGATGTGCTGGAAAAAATTAAAGAACCATTTTTTACAACGAAAGAAAAAGGGACAGGGCTTGGCCTGGTTATTACGGAAAAAATTCTAACGCAGCATGGCGGATCAATGGAAATAGAAAGTGAGGAAGGCAGGGGAACGACGGTTAAGCTCTTCCTTCCGATGGCATAAAAGGGCTGGACTTAAGCATCATTCGAGAATCATTTAGAAACCCGGGCGCGCGCCCGGGTTTTTTGAATTGAATACAGGTGCACGCTCCGCTTCTTAAGCTGGATGGCTTGTTCTGTTAAAGAGGCAAGCCAAATCAAATTCTGATTTAATCACACAAAGCCTAAACGGGTTTGTGGGCAAAGCCTTTTTTTCCTTAAGAAAACATAAAAATCCCCAATCAGGCAAAGATTAAGACTGGTAAGAGGAAAGGAGCTGACATCAGAATGAATAGACTGCAGGCAAAAGCAGGAGACACGGTTTATGTGATCTATCGAAATCCCCATACAGCCAATGTGGCCGTCATTAAAGAGGCTGAGGTCGTCCGGCACCCGGAGGACAAAAACGATGTAGCCCTCTTTATGTATGAGACGTATCATGAGCTGCTCCCGGATGATGCTGTTTTTTCTACATATGAAGAAGCAGAGCAGTTATATAATGAACTTTTCAATTCTGAACAATATGAAGGCTAAAGGCGCTTTGAGGAGGGGAACGGAATGGTGAAGCCGTTTATTCCGCAGCTTGTATACATAGAGCCGCGCGCTCTAGAATACCCGCTCGGAGTGGAATTAAAAGAGAAGTTTGAAAAGATGGGTCTCGAAATCAGAGAAACGACATCCCATAACCAGGTTAGGAATATTCCCGGGAAGAATCATCTTCAGCAATATAGGAATGCAAAGTCCACCCTTGTTGTCGGTGTGCGCAAAACGCTGAAATTTGATACATCCAAGCCGTCGGCGGAGTATGCCATTCCGCTCGCCACAGGTTGTATGGGGCACTGCCATTATTGCTATCTTCAGACTACAATGGGGAGCAAACCATATATCAGAACCTATGTGAACGTAGAAGAAATATTAGGGCAGGCACAGGAATACATGGAAGAACGGGCCCCGGAAATCACCCGTTTTGAAGCATCCTGTACGTCTGATATTGTCGGAGTCGATCATTTGACACATTCCCTCAAGCGGGCGATTGAATACTTTGGACAAAGCGATCTCGGACAGCTCCGGTTTGTGACCAAGTTCCATCACGTGGATCATCTGCTTGATGCCAACCATAACGGGAAAACCCGATTCCGGTTCAGTGTCAATGCTGATTATGTCATTAAAAACTTTGAACCCGGCACCTCTCCCCTTGATAAAAGAATTGAAGCAGCGGTCAAAGTAGCAAGGGCCGGGTATCCTCTCGGTTTTATCGTTGCACCGATTTATATTCATGAAGGCTGGCAGGAAGGGTACAAACAGCTCTTTATTAAACTCAGTGAATCCCTCCCTAAAGACACAGTGCAGGATATTACGTTTGAAATGATACAGCATCGTTTTACAAAGCCGGCAAAACGGGTGATTGAAAAAAATTATCCGAAAACGAAGCTTGAAATGAGTGAAGAAGAGCGCCGCTATAAATGGGGCAGATATGGAATCGGAAAATACATTTATCAAAAGGACGAAGAACAGGAACTAAGGGATACATTGGAGGATTACATTGAACACTATTTTCCGCAGGCGAAAATTGAATATTTCACGTAAGCGGCGGCAAAAAGACAGCTCTTTATAGGCTGTTCTTTTTTCGTATGAGACCCTGAAAATGTCCGCTTTTGCCAGTGTGTGATAAAATGAAACCAATAAATACAAGGGGTGGTATAGATGGATTTAAATTTGCAGCATAAAACAGCTCTTGTCATTGCCTCAAGCCAGGGACTGGGCAAAGCTGTAGCTAAGAAGTTAGCACAGGAAGGGGCAAATGTCGTTATAACAGGAAGAGATGCGGAAAAGTTAGAGATCCTGCAGCAGGAGCTTGCCTACATAGGGGACGGGCGTATTATCAGCAAGGTTTGTGATATCACCGATCTCGAGCAGATTAAAGAGCTTGTCCGCCACACAGTAGAAGAGTTTGGGGAAATTGATGTGCTCGTCAACAATGCGGGAGGACCTCCTGCCGGAACATTTGAAGAGATAAGTGATGACCAATGGTACAAGGCATTTGAACTGAATCTTCTGAGCTATGTAAGAGTCATTCGCGAAGTCCTTCCATTTATGAAGGAAAAAGGCGGAAGAATCGTGAATATCGCCTCTTCTTCCGTGAAGGAACCGATTGCCGGCCTCTTGCTGTCTAATACGTTCAGAATGGGGATTGTCGGCCTGACTAAAACGTTATCCCAGGAATATGCACCGCAGAACATTTTAATAAATACACTCGCACCAGGAAGAATTGCAACAGACAGGGTCGCCTTTTTGGATGAAACATCTGCGAAGAACAACGGGATCACAGCAGAAGAAATGGCTGAGAAAAATAAATCATTGATCCCGCTTGGAAGATACGGAGAGCCGGAGGAATTTGCCAACTATGCCGTATTCTTATTATCCGGTGCGAATACATACGTGACAGGCCAAACACTGCTGGTCGACGGCGGAATGGTTAAGTCTGTTTAAGCTGAAAGGGTAAGGAGAGGAAAATGATGAAGAAAGCAGCATTTATAGGAATTGGAGTTATGGGGAAAAGCATGGCCGGCCACTTAATGGATAAAGGGTACTCTTTATCCGT is a window encoding:
- a CDS encoding transcriptional regulator SplA domain-containing protein, which translates into the protein MNRLQAKAGDTVYVIYRNPHTANVAVIKEAEVVRHPEDKNDVALFMYETYHELLPDDAVFSTYEEAEQLYNELFNSEQYEG
- the splB gene encoding spore photoproduct lyase; the encoded protein is MVKPFIPQLVYIEPRALEYPLGVELKEKFEKMGLEIRETTSHNQVRNIPGKNHLQQYRNAKSTLVVGVRKTLKFDTSKPSAEYAIPLATGCMGHCHYCYLQTTMGSKPYIRTYVNVEEILGQAQEYMEERAPEITRFEASCTSDIVGVDHLTHSLKRAIEYFGQSDLGQLRFVTKFHHVDHLLDANHNGKTRFRFSVNADYVIKNFEPGTSPLDKRIEAAVKVARAGYPLGFIVAPIYIHEGWQEGYKQLFIKLSESLPKDTVQDITFEMIQHRFTKPAKRVIEKNYPKTKLEMSEEERRYKWGRYGIGKYIYQKDEEQELRDTLEDYIEHYFPQAKIEYFT
- a CDS encoding SDR family oxidoreductase, whose amino-acid sequence is MDLNLQHKTALVIASSQGLGKAVAKKLAQEGANVVITGRDAEKLEILQQELAYIGDGRIISKVCDITDLEQIKELVRHTVEEFGEIDVLVNNAGGPPAGTFEEISDDQWYKAFELNLLSYVRVIREVLPFMKEKGGRIVNIASSSVKEPIAGLLLSNTFRMGIVGLTKTLSQEYAPQNILINTLAPGRIATDRVAFLDETSAKNNGITAEEMAEKNKSLIPLGRYGEPEEFANYAVFLLSGANTYVTGQTLLVDGGMVKSV